The window AGTTAGCACACGCACAGCGATCTCCGGTGATCGTCACCGATCGCGTCCCATGATTCGCATCTGGGAAAAGTCTTCGTCCTCGTCACCCGTTCGAGGGGCACGAGCGGCGGATTGCGAACGCGAAGGAACCGAATCGGCCGGATCCGGAACCGCCGCAACCTCCGGGACCGACAGCCCGCGCGCGCGGCGGAACCGTTCGGCGGCCGCGCGCAACGTGCCGGGAGTCGGGTCGCCGGACTTCGCGCCGCGACCGGCGCGCTTCAGCAGTTCGACGTTTTTGCTGCGGTGGCGCAGGCTGCGCGCCTTCGCATTCCCTGAGACGCGCCGGGCGTGCGTCACGGCGTCTTCGCCGGCGCGCCGGAAGGCCGCCGCGGCGCTTTCGAACTCTTCGGACGGCACCGCGTGCCCTGCTCTCTCAGTTGAGGATTTCGACCGTGCGCACGGCCTGCGTGCAGGCGGCGGCGACTCGATCACGCAGTTGCGCGGTGGCGTACTGGCAGCCGATGTGGACCCGGATCCGGCCCTTCGCCACGACGTACCAGTCCACCTGGAGATCCGGCCGGTTCGGCTTGCTCTCGTGGTAGCCGATCACGGTCTTGCCCGCGTACGCCAGGCTCGGGTTGAACGCGCTGTACCGGTCGGGTTCGGCGTCCACGCCGCTCTTGAGGTAGTCCGCCAGCTTCCGCGGGTCCGCCGTCGCGTCGTAGTCCATCACGAACTCCTGGGCGACCAGGAGGTCGTTGCCATCCCGGGACTCCTGCGGGTGGATGACGACCTGCCGGTCGGCGACCCGGTCGTCGGTCTGGACCCAGTCCTCGGGCGCGACGAACTTGAAGTCGTACTGCGAAAGCGTCCGGCCGGTCTCGGCCTGGCCGCCGGAGCCGCGGAACACGAAGACCCCGGTGACGGCGAGCGCGGCCACGACGACCACGGCGACGGCGACGATCCCCCAGAGCTTCCGGCGGCTCTGCTTCTCGGGCGCCGCGGTGGCCCCGCCCGGGCGGTTGCCCGGCGGGCCACCCGGAGCGGCCTGGCCGGCGGGCGGCGTCCACGGCGGCCGGGCCACCGGCTGCCCATGGGGTGGTGACGGCGGCGGGGCCGCGCGGTTCGGGAACCCGTTGGCGGCGGGCGGCCCGGCGGTGCGCGGCGGCGCCGGGCGCTGGCCGGCGTCGCGCGGGGCGACGTCGCCGGGGCGGACGACCTCCGTGCGCTGCGCCGCCGGGTTGAGGGCACCGCCCGGCACCGCGCCCAGCCGGGCCATCGCCTCGCCGGGCAGCGCACCCGTGCGGTCCGGGTCCACCAGCACCGCGCGGAGCGCGCCGCGTGCGACCACCGTCTCGGGCTGGTCGAGGCTCGTCGGGACGACGCCGGTGCGTTCGTGCACCAGCCGGGAGATCATCGGGATCCGGCTCGACCCGCCGACCAGGAAGATCGCGGTGAGCTGCTTCGGCCGCAGGCCCGCGTCGCCGATCGCCGCGACCGTCAGCTCCACCGCGCGGCCCAGCGGCGCCGTGATCAGCCGTTCCAGGTCTTCGCGCGTCACGTGCGCGTCGGCGAACGGCGGTGGCATCGGCACGTCGGTGTAGGCGTGGCGCGAAAGCGTTTCCTTGGCTCCCCGCACGTCCTGGCGCAGCACGCGGCGGCGGCGCCGGTCGACCATCTCGCGCCCCTCGACGAGCTGGCGCCAGGCGTCCTGGTCCGCCCCGGCCACGAGCGAGCCGACGTGCTCCAGCAGCGCCTGGTCGATGTCGGCCCCGCCGAAGGCCGGGTCGCCGCGGGTGGCGAGCACCTGGAAGCCGCCGCGCTGCGAACGGCCGGCGCGGTCGCGCGCGGCGTCCGGCGGCAGCCGCCGGACCACGCTGACGTCGACCGTGCCGCCGCCGAGGTCGAGCACCGCGAGCGCGTCGCCGGGGCGGCCGCTGAACTCGACGGTGCGGTCGTTCGTCACGTCCTGCGGTGCGAACGTCGCGGCGTGGTAGACCGCCGCCGCGACCGGCTCGGGCACCAGCGCGACCTCGCGCGCCAGCCCGCCCGCGGCCTGCCGCAGCAGCCGGGTGCGGATGGCGCCCCAGTCCGCGGGGTGGGTCAGCACCAGCAGGTCGACCTCGGCTTCGCCGGCCAGGCGACGCGCTTCGGCGACCGCACGGCCCAGAACCGCGTGGACGACGTCGGTGACGCGCAGGACGCTGTCGCCGAGCAGCAGCTCGCCTTCGTCGATCCGGCGCTTCGGGTTCGGCTCGTACCGCGACGGGTCGACGGCCGCCTGCCGCTCGGCCTCCTGGCCGACGAACAGCGTGCCGTCCGCGGCCGCGAACACCGCCGAGGACATCAGCGGCTGGCCGTCGATCACCACGACCTGCGGATCACGCCCGTTCACCGAGGCGACGACGCAGGTGCTCGACGTCCCGAAGTCCACCGCAACCCGGACCGTCACCAGCAGCTCCCGAAAACCACACCGTGTTCGTTCCCCACGCCCGGCCGGCGGGGCGCGCCCTCGGGAAGGAACCTACCCTTCACCGCCGCGCGCCCCGCCGCCGTGCTCAGTCCGGCTGGATCCACGAGACCTGGATGAGCTGCTTGCCGGACTTGCGGGTCAGCAGGTTGCCCCGGCCCGGCGGCATCGCGCTCGGCTTGATGTTGCCGACCAGCGCGCCTTCGTCCCGCGAGCCGTTCATGACCATGCCCGGCGCCGCGATCTCCTTGAGCTTGCCGATGATCGGGTCGTACATCGCCTTGCTCGCGCCACCGGTGCGGCGGACCACGACCAGGTGCAGGCCGACGTCCTTGGCCTGGGGCAGGAAATCGGAGATCTTCCGCAGCGGGTTGTTCGTCGAGGTGGCCACCAGGTCGTAGTCGTCGACCAGGATGAACAGCTCCGGGCCCTTCCACCACGACCGCGTCTTCAGCTGCTCCTGCGTGACGTCCGGGCCCGGCAGCCGCCGCGTCATCGAGTTGAACACGTCGCCGACCATGCTCTCCAGCTGCGCCGCCGACACCGCGTACCCGAGCAGCGAGTCGCCCTGGACGAACCCGAGCATCGTGCGCCGGTAGTCGACCAGCAGGATCAGCGCCTCCTTGGCGGTGAACCGCTCGGAGATGCCCCGGGCGATCTGCCGCAGCAGGTTCGTCTTCCCCGACTCCCCGTCGGCGAACGCGTAGAAGTGCGGCTCGGCGTTGAAGTCCAGGTAGATCGGCTGCAGGTCCTCCTCGTTGACCCCGATCGGGATCAGCTTCGAGTCCCGCGCGCTGTCGAGCTTGAGCACCTCGTCGTAGGTGATCATGTCCGGCAGCAGCCGGACCTGCGGCGCGACCCGGCCCCGCCACGAACCCTTGATCTTCGCCACCGCGTCGGCCACGCCGGCCGCGATCGTCTCCGGGTCGCTGGAGCCGTCGATCCGCGGCAGGCCGCCCAGCATGTGCAGCTTCTCCCGGGTCAGGCCCCGGCCCGGGCGCCCGGTCGGGATGTTGACCGCGACGCGGCGGTCGATGTCCGACTCGGTCGGGTCACCGAGGCGCAGCTCGAACCGGGTGCCGATCATGTCCTTGATGGCCGGGCGGATGTCGGCCCACCGGTTGGCGGCGATGACCACGTGCACCCCGTAGGACAGACCCTGGGTGGCCAGCCGGGTGATCGTGGTTTCCAGCTCTTCGAAGTCGTCCCGCAGCGCACGCCAGTTGTCCACGATCAGGAACGCGTCGCCGAACGGGTCCTGGTCCGCCCGGATCTCCCCGCGGCGCTTGCGGTTGCGGAACTCGGTCATCGAGTCGATGCCCATCGCCCCGAACCGGCCTTCCCGCTCGGTGAGCAGGGTGGTCAGCTCGGCCACGATCCGCCGCGCCTTGTCCGGCTCGCGCCGCGCCACCGCCACGCCACCGACGTGCGGCAGGTCGGCCAGGCCGGCCAGGGTGCCACCACCGAGGTCGAGGCAGTAGAACTGCGCCTCTTCCGGGGTGTGGGTCAGCGCCATCGACATGATCAGCGTCCGCAGCATCGTCGACTTGCCCGACTGCGGACCGCCGACGATCACGCCGTGCCCGGCCGCACCGGAGAAGTCCGCCCACAGCGGGTCGCGCCGCTGCTCGTACGGCCGGTCGATGATGCCCAGCGGCACCTGCAGCCGCCCGTTGCCGAAGAAGCCGACCGGGGACAGGCCGCGGTCGTCGGTCGGGTTCAGGTTCGGCAGCAACGTGTCCAGCGAGTTCGGGTCCTTCAGCGGCGGCAGCCACACCTCGTGCGCCGGCGGGCCCTGCCCGATCAGCCGCGAGACGATGACGTCCAGCTCGGACGGCTCGACCGCCTCCTCCGACTGCGGCGCCGCCGCCACCGGGGCCTCGATCTGCTGCGGCTCCGGCTCCTTGGGCAGCTCGACGAAGTCCGGGACGAACAGCTGCGGCCGCTTGTCCGCCCGCACCACCGTCGCCGCCGGGCCCGCCGCCTGGATGCCGGCCGGCCGGTACGGGCCCGAGACGTAGGCCGCCTTGAACCGCACCAGCGTCGAGGTGTCGAACTTGAGGTAGCCGCCACCGGGCACCGACGGCAGCTCGAACGCGTCCGGCACACCGATCGCCGCGCGGGACTCCGCCGCGGAGAACGTCTTCAGGCCGATCCGGTACGACAGGTGCGAGTCCAGCCCGCGCAGCTTGCCCTCTTCCAGGCGCTGGGAGGCGAGCAGCATGTGCATCTGCAGCGACCGGCCCAGCCGGCCGATCGCGACGAACAGGTCGATGAAGTCCGGCTTCGCCGCCAGCAGCTCGGAAAACTCGTCACAGACGATGAACAGCGCCGGCAGCGGATCGAGGTCGGCGCCGTTCTCACGCGCTTTCTCGTATTCCCAGACGTTCTTGAAGTTGCCGCCGTTCTTCAGCGCCTCCTGACGCCGGTTCATCTCCCCGGCCAGCGCGTCCTTCATCCGGTCGACCAGCGTCACCTCGTCCGCGAGGTTGGTGATGACCGCCGACACGTGCGGCGCCTTGTCCAGCCCCAGGAACGTCGCGCCACCCTTGAAGTCGACCAGCACGAAGTTCAGCGTCGACGACGAATGCGTCGCCAACATCCCCAGCACCAGCGTGCGCAGGAACTCCGACTTGCCGGAACCGGTCGCGCCGATGCACAACCCGTGCGGACCCATCCCCTCGGCCGCGGCCTCCTTGATGTCCAGCTCCACCGGCTGGCCGTACTCACCGACACCGAACGGCACCCGGTAACGGTCGCGGATCGGCCGCGGCCGCCACGCCTGCTGCACGTCGAACGTCATCGGGTCACCCGGGATGCCCAGCAGCTCCAGCAGCGACGGGTTCGACAGCAGCGGCTCTTCGTCACCGACGTCCTGCCCCGCCGCGCCACCGACCCGGTACGGCGAGATCAGCCGGGCCAGCGACTCGGTCTCGACCAGGCTCAGCGTGTCCGGCCGGCCGAACCACTCCACACCGCCGGCACTGCGCGCGCCCAGCCTGTCCGCCTCCACGACCAGCCGCAGGCCACGGCGAGCGGCGAGATTGCCGAGAGAGTCCGACAAGTCGACCAGCGTGACCCCGACCAGCCCCTCCTCGAGGACGATCTGCTCCTCGCGGGTGACCTCGGCGTCGTCGATGATGATCACGACGTGCGGCTGGTCGGGCGCGGGCGTGGCGTTGCGGGAGAACCGCTGGCGGTCACGCAACTCCTCGTCCAGCCAGTCCTCGATCTGGGCCAGCGAACCGGCCATCATGCGGAGCTGGCCGATGCCGTCCGACAGCGTCGGGTGCTGGGCGTGCGGCAGCCACTTCGCCCACTCCCACTCCTCCTTCGCCCGGCCCGCGGTCGCGACCGCGACCAGCACGTCGTCGGGGCTGTGGAAGGTGACCATCTGCGCGAGCATCGCGCGGGTCAGGCCGCGGGTCAGCGCCCGGTCGCCCTGCATGCTCACCGCCGCGAACCCGCGCAGAGTGATCTGGGTGGGCAGGTCCGGCACGATCGAGTGCGCGCGCACGAACCGGCGCAGCGCGAGGGTGGCGATCGGCTCCAGCTCGTCGACCGGCCCGGTCTGCGGCGGGACCAGCCGCGTCGCGAGGCGGTGCGAGCTGCGCCCGACGCGCAGGTGCAGGAAGTCCTGGTCGTTCTGGCGGCGTTCCCACATGCGGCGGCTGGCGGCCAGCGACCACAGGGACTGCGGGTCGGGGTGCACCCACTCGAGCGCGGCGCGCTGGTCGACCATCGCCTCGCGGGCGCGGTCGCGCATCTGGCCCAGGTAACGCAGGTAGTCCTTGCGGTCCTCGTCCATCTCGGCGCGCTTGGCGCCGCCGCCCTTGCCGCCACCGCCGGCCATCATCCCGAGCGTCCCGACGACCATCATGCCGCCCATGGCCATCATCATCGGGTTCCGGTTGCTGGCCTGGAACATGAAGACCATCATCCCGAGCGACGCGACGATCATGACGACCGGAAGCGCCTTCATGACGATGTTCCCGGGGATGACGCGCGGCACCTCGGGCGGCGGCTCGAGGTGCACCTCACCACCCGGCGGGCGCGGTGCCGCCAGCCGCGGCGACTTCTTGAACTGCAGCGTGCTCATCGAAGGACCCCTCATTCAAACTCGACGATGGCGGCCACCGCAAGGTGTGCGAACAACCTATCGAACGCCCTGGCGGAATTCCGGCGGATGCCGGAAGACCCCGTGAGCGCTGCCCCACCCTCGCCCGGCGAGTGTACGGCCCACCACCGACAGTAATCTCACCTTCCGGCCGCCGACCTGCGGATGACGGTGAATTTCGGACGTTCGATGATGTCGGCACCGGGGTTCGGTATAAGTTCCCCCGGGAGCAGTCTCGACCGAGCGGGGGCAGTGCAGTGGCTACGGGCACGACAGTTTTCAGCAGGGTGACGGTCGTCGCGCCCTCGACGCGGATCGACGTGGCCCTGCCCGCCGACGTCGCGGTCGCCGATCTGCTGCCGATGCTGCTGGACATGGCCAAGGAGTCGTCGCCGGACGGCGGGGCCCGGCACGGCGGCTGGGCGCTCGCGAAGCTCGGGGACGCCCCGCTCGACCCCAGCCGCACGCTCGCCTCGCTCGGCGTCGTCGACGGTGAGCTCCTGCAGCTGCGCAAGCGCAACGAGAACCCGCCACCGCCGCTGTACGACGACGTCGTCGACGCCATCGCCGAGTCCTCCCCCGACAGCTTCCGCCCCTGGACCAAGGAAACGGCGAACCGCTTCGGGCACGTCGCGGGCGGACTGGCGCTGGTCGCCGCTGCGATCGCGCTGTTCATGAGCGGTTCGCTCTACGGCGGCAACGCGCTCGGCGCGGCCATCGCCGGCGGCATCGGCGCGATCGCGTGCGTCGCGGTCGGCGCCACGCTCGCCAAGGCCTACCAGGCGGAGGCGACCGGCGTCCTGATCGCGGCGGCCGGCGGCCTGCCGCTCGCGTTCGTCAGCGGCTTCTACATCGTGCCCGGCCTGTCGATGCGGGCGAACCTGCTGCTCGGCGCGGTCCTCGTGATCATCGTCGCGTCCGTCTGCATCATGGTCATCGGCGCGGGCATCACGACGTTCATCGCCGCGGCCACCGCGGGCACCTTCGGCGCGCTGGCCTTCCTGTTCGGCACGCTCGTCGCGCACCCGGCGGCCGGGATCGCGGCCGGCACCGTCGCGATCGCCCTCGCCTGCATCTCGATCCTGCCGCGCGCCACGATCTGGCTCGCGAAGCTGCCGCTGCCGCACGTCCCGAGCAACGCCGAAGAGCTGAAGGAAGACTCCGGCTTCCCCGACTACCGGGCCATCGAGCGCCGCACCGCGGTCGCGCACAACTACATGACCGGCCTGATGATCGGCTGCGGCGCCACGGTCGCGGTGTCCGCCGTCATCGCCGCAACCGCGCCCGGCGCGTTCGGGATCATCCTGGGCGTCGTCGCGAGCCTCGTCCTCCTGCTCCGCGCCCGCGCGTACGCGAACGGCAGCCAGGCGATTGCCCTGCTCACCACGGGCCTGGTCTCGGCGACCGGCATCGCGGCGGGCTGGCTGATCTCGGCGAGCGCGCAGAACCGCCTGCTCTACGTCTTCGGCGCGCTGGTCCTGCTGGCCGCCGGCGCGCTCGTGGTCGGCGTGATCTTCCCGAACCAGCGCTTCTCGCCGCCGCTGCGGCGCACGGTGGAGATCATCGAGGCGATCTGCATCGCCTCCGTGCTCCCGCTCGCCCTCGGGGTGATGGACCTGTACACCACCTTGCGGCACCTGAACTTCAAGTGACCGGATCGGGTGAATCTCGGATGGCAGTAGGACGGCGTTTCGGTCCCGCCCGCCGGACCACGACCGCGGTACTGGCCGGCACGATCGGCCTACTGGCCCCGCTGGCCGTCGCCCTGCCGAGCTGGGCGCAGCAGGCCCCGGCCGACGGCTACTACGCGACCCCGCCGCCGGTGGACATGGGCAAGCTGATCGCGGACTCCGGCCAGCCGGACAAGAAGTACAAGCCGAGCAAGGCGTGCGTCCAGCGCAGCACCCTCGGCCAGAACATCGTCCTGAAGACCCGGCCGTGGGGCCAGGACTACCTGCAGATCGACAAGGCACAGGAAATCGTCAAGGCGGCCACGGGCAGCGTCGGCGGCGGCGTCAAGGTGGCCGTGGTCGACACCGGCGTGACGCGCCACCCGTGGCTGCACAACCTCCAGAGCGGCGGCGAATACGTCGCCACGCCGTCGAAGGGCCAGCCGGGCGGTCTCGAAGACTGCGACGGTCACGGCACCGAGGTCGCCGGGATCATCGCGGCGAAGCCGGACGACCCGGAGGTCGGGTTCGTCGGCGTCGCCCCGGACGCGACGATCGTGTCCTACCGCCAGCTGAGCGAGAACTACGAGCCCGACACCTCGACGTCGACACCGCCGGCGAGCAACACCGGCGGCGGCACGCCGTCGAGCAACACCCCGCCGTCGGGATCGGGGTCCTCGTTGCCGCCGACCTCCGGCGGTGGCGGTGGCGCCGGCTCCGGTGACGACGACCAGACGTCGCCCGGGCAGTCGAACGGCGGCCGCCAGCTGGAGAAGGCCGGAACGGCGGGCACGCTGAAGACGCTGGCCGAGATCATCCGCGGCATCGCCGACCGCAAGGACGCCGACGTCATCAACATGTCGGTCGACAACTGCCGGACGGCGAACGGCAGCATCACCGAAGGCGAGCAGCAGGTCCAAGCGGCCGTGCACTACGCGGCGGCCGCGGGCATCGTGATCGTCGCCGCCGCGGGCAACGCGACGGACACCTGCCCGCAGAACGACCAGCCGGACGCGCGGAAGCCGAAGACGATCGTGACGCCGCCGTGGTTCGCCGACGACGTGCTGTCGGTCGGGGCGATCGACCAGACCGGCAGCGTGGCGCAGTTCAGCGTGCACGGCCCGTGGGTCGGCGTCGCGGCACCGGGGACGCAGATCATCTCGCTCGACCCGGCGGAAGGCTCCACCGGCCTGGCGAACCTGACGTTCGAAAGCGGCGACAAGGCCAGCGAAATCCAGGGAACGAGCTTCGCCGCGCCTTACGTGGCCGGCCTCGCGGCCCTGGTCAAGGCCAAGTACAAGAACCTCGACGCCAAGGGCATCATCAACCGCATCAAGGAAACCGCCCAGCACCCGGCGGCTCCGGGCGGCCGCGACAACTTCGTCGGCTACGGCGTGATCGACCCGGTGGCCGCGCTGACGCAGAGCCTGCCGTCGGAAATCGGGAACCAGGCACCGATCCCGGCCCCGCAGCTGGCTCAGCTCCCGCCGTCGAACGACCGCAGCTCGACCCCGATGATCGTGGCGCTGGCCGGCACCGGTGGCGGCTTGGTGGCGCTGCTGATCACGCTGTTCGTGATGCGCACGATCCGCCGCAACCGGCCGGCCGAAACCGGCGACGCGCGCCGCTGACGGAAGCCCGGCCCGCGGTCGCCGCGGGCCGGGTCACTTCGCCGGGGGCTTCTTCGGCTTCGGCGCGTTCTCGTCTTCGCCGATCACCGGCGGCGC of the Amycolatopsis sp. NBC_01488 genome contains:
- a CDS encoding type VII secretion-associated protein, with amino-acid sequence MTVRVAVDFGTSSTCVVASVNGRDPQVVVIDGQPLMSSAVFAAADGTLFVGQEAERQAAVDPSRYEPNPKRRIDEGELLLGDSVLRVTDVVHAVLGRAVAEARRLAGEAEVDLLVLTHPADWGAIRTRLLRQAAGGLAREVALVPEPVAAAVYHAATFAPQDVTNDRTVEFSGRPGDALAVLDLGGGTVDVSVVRRLPPDAARDRAGRSQRGGFQVLATRGDPAFGGADIDQALLEHVGSLVAGADQDAWRQLVEGREMVDRRRRRVLRQDVRGAKETLSRHAYTDVPMPPPFADAHVTREDLERLITAPLGRAVELTVAAIGDAGLRPKQLTAIFLVGGSSRIPMISRLVHERTGVVPTSLDQPETVVARGALRAVLVDPDRTGALPGEAMARLGAVPGGALNPAAQRTEVVRPGDVAPRDAGQRPAPPRTAGPPAANGFPNRAAPPPSPPHGQPVARPPWTPPAGQAAPGGPPGNRPGGATAAPEKQSRRKLWGIVAVAVVVVAALAVTGVFVFRGSGGQAETGRTLSQYDFKFVAPEDWVQTDDRVADRQVVIHPQESRDGNDLLVAQEFVMDYDATADPRKLADYLKSGVDAEPDRYSAFNPSLAYAGKTVIGYHESKPNRPDLQVDWYVVAKGRIRVHIGCQYATAQLRDRVAAACTQAVRTVEILN
- the eccCa gene encoding type VII secretion protein EccCa, which encodes MSTLQFKKSPRLAAPRPPGGEVHLEPPPEVPRVIPGNIVMKALPVVMIVASLGMMVFMFQASNRNPMMMAMGGMMVVGTLGMMAGGGGKGGGAKRAEMDEDRKDYLRYLGQMRDRAREAMVDQRAALEWVHPDPQSLWSLAASRRMWERRQNDQDFLHLRVGRSSHRLATRLVPPQTGPVDELEPIATLALRRFVRAHSIVPDLPTQITLRGFAAVSMQGDRALTRGLTRAMLAQMVTFHSPDDVLVAVATAGRAKEEWEWAKWLPHAQHPTLSDGIGQLRMMAGSLAQIEDWLDEELRDRQRFSRNATPAPDQPHVVIIIDDAEVTREEQIVLEEGLVGVTLVDLSDSLGNLAARRGLRLVVEADRLGARSAGGVEWFGRPDTLSLVETESLARLISPYRVGGAAGQDVGDEEPLLSNPSLLELLGIPGDPMTFDVQQAWRPRPIRDRYRVPFGVGEYGQPVELDIKEAAAEGMGPHGLCIGATGSGKSEFLRTLVLGMLATHSSSTLNFVLVDFKGGATFLGLDKAPHVSAVITNLADEVTLVDRMKDALAGEMNRRQEALKNGGNFKNVWEYEKARENGADLDPLPALFIVCDEFSELLAAKPDFIDLFVAIGRLGRSLQMHMLLASQRLEEGKLRGLDSHLSYRIGLKTFSAAESRAAIGVPDAFELPSVPGGGYLKFDTSTLVRFKAAYVSGPYRPAGIQAAGPAATVVRADKRPQLFVPDFVELPKEPEPQQIEAPVAAAPQSEEAVEPSELDVIVSRLIGQGPPAHEVWLPPLKDPNSLDTLLPNLNPTDDRGLSPVGFFGNGRLQVPLGIIDRPYEQRRDPLWADFSGAAGHGVIVGGPQSGKSTMLRTLIMSMALTHTPEEAQFYCLDLGGGTLAGLADLPHVGGVAVARREPDKARRIVAELTTLLTEREGRFGAMGIDSMTEFRNRKRRGEIRADQDPFGDAFLIVDNWRALRDDFEELETTITRLATQGLSYGVHVVIAANRWADIRPAIKDMIGTRFELRLGDPTESDIDRRVAVNIPTGRPGRGLTREKLHMLGGLPRIDGSSDPETIAAGVADAVAKIKGSWRGRVAPQVRLLPDMITYDEVLKLDSARDSKLIPIGVNEEDLQPIYLDFNAEPHFYAFADGESGKTNLLRQIARGISERFTAKEALILLVDYRRTMLGFVQGDSLLGYAVSAAQLESMVGDVFNSMTRRLPGPDVTQEQLKTRSWWKGPELFILVDDYDLVATSTNNPLRKISDFLPQAKDVGLHLVVVRRTGGASKAMYDPIIGKLKEIAAPGMVMNGSRDEGALVGNIKPSAMPPGRGNLLTRKSGKQLIQVSWIQPD
- the eccD gene encoding type VII secretion integral membrane protein EccD, translated to MTVVAPSTRIDVALPADVAVADLLPMLLDMAKESSPDGGARHGGWALAKLGDAPLDPSRTLASLGVVDGELLQLRKRNENPPPPLYDDVVDAIAESSPDSFRPWTKETANRFGHVAGGLALVAAAIALFMSGSLYGGNALGAAIAGGIGAIACVAVGATLAKAYQAEATGVLIAAAGGLPLAFVSGFYIVPGLSMRANLLLGAVLVIIVASVCIMVIGAGITTFIAAATAGTFGALAFLFGTLVAHPAAGIAAGTVAIALACISILPRATIWLAKLPLPHVPSNAEELKEDSGFPDYRAIERRTAVAHNYMTGLMIGCGATVAVSAVIAATAPGAFGIILGVVASLVLLLRARAYANGSQAIALLTTGLVSATGIAAGWLISASAQNRLLYVFGALVLLAAGALVVGVIFPNQRFSPPLRRTVEIIEAICIASVLPLALGVMDLYTTLRHLNFK
- a CDS encoding S8 family serine peptidase; its protein translation is MAVGRRFGPARRTTTAVLAGTIGLLAPLAVALPSWAQQAPADGYYATPPPVDMGKLIADSGQPDKKYKPSKACVQRSTLGQNIVLKTRPWGQDYLQIDKAQEIVKAATGSVGGGVKVAVVDTGVTRHPWLHNLQSGGEYVATPSKGQPGGLEDCDGHGTEVAGIIAAKPDDPEVGFVGVAPDATIVSYRQLSENYEPDTSTSTPPASNTGGGTPSSNTPPSGSGSSLPPTSGGGGGAGSGDDDQTSPGQSNGGRQLEKAGTAGTLKTLAEIIRGIADRKDADVINMSVDNCRTANGSITEGEQQVQAAVHYAAAAGIVIVAAAGNATDTCPQNDQPDARKPKTIVTPPWFADDVLSVGAIDQTGSVAQFSVHGPWVGVAAPGTQIISLDPAEGSTGLANLTFESGDKASEIQGTSFAAPYVAGLAALVKAKYKNLDAKGIINRIKETAQHPAAPGGRDNFVGYGVIDPVAALTQSLPSEIGNQAPIPAPQLAQLPPSNDRSSTPMIVALAGTGGGLVALLITLFVMRTIRRNRPAETGDARR